The following is a genomic window from Nitrosomonas communis.
GCAAGAAGAATGCTTACGAGTATAGTTTTTTTATTGAATGGATTCATTTTTTTCTCCTTAGAAACTATTCCCAGTCTCATCAAAATGTTTTACATAACCCCCTATCTGAGTAGTAATCGTATATGGCATTTCAGGCAATAAATATAAGCACATGCCTTAATTTGTTATAAAGAAGATCTTTAAAAATGACTAAAGAAAATCTTTAAAAAAGGAGTAAGAAAAATTGAGGTAGTTGTCAAACAAGGTGAGCTTGCTAAGGAAATTAAGCGCCACAAGCTGCTGGGTAATCTTGAATCAGGGCTAAACAGTCCTATAAGGAACAGGTTATGCAATTGGCTTGAGATATGATTGACGATTAATGATAAAGTAAGCCGTCTAATTCCACTTCTAAATCAAAATTGACTTTGTCGGCTTCACCTTGCCGTATGATTGATTTACTGTCTGCGGCTCGCCTTTGCGTCATGTTTGATTTAGAAATGGAAAAATCACATTACCTTCTTTCTGCTTTGGCTTTAATTTATTCCAAGAAATAGCCGCCCTTCATGCAAGCAGTCACACAATTCTCTGTAGACAGTTCTTAGTCGCGCCTGACTAAAATCCTGATCAACAGCACGCAAAATACGACGCGCTAGTGTGCCTCGTTCCAGAATGACAGTTAACGCCTGCCGCCAGGGTTGTACGCTCTGCTCTGACAGCACTGAGGCAATTAAATGCTGCCACAACTCCCGTGCTTTACAGTGTGGTGCAGAGCAACCCATCAATCTCAGATATTCCTGGTCAGTAATCCTCGCTTGCTCGGCATCTCGTATGCAGTCGTTTAGGATCTTGACCAGAGAATCGGTACTGATCGCCTGCTGATTAGCGAATGGTGCGGTGTGCTGGTGATACAATGCATGCACGATATCGCGCACCACTGCAGCGATAGCCAGATCGGCATACGGGCATTCCTGTATATCGATCAACCTGATTTCGATGGCATTGCGCACAAAACGGGCTACTGCGCCGCGTACATTGAACCATTCATACTGCAAGATGCCTTCTGGGTCGAGCGCAGTGATCTCTTGATACATCGGCGCTAGAATCTGCTTTTCATAAGCAGCACGAGTCGTGATCGTGTCTGGTATCACTTTGCCCATGGTCGAAGGGATTTTAATTTGATGTGTCAGGTAATTTTGCAAGCGGCAATCCAGAAAACCGGCTTGATATCCTGCAACAATCGGTGAGCTGGCTGCCAGTGCAGGCAAAATGGGTAACAGCAGTCGGATAGCTGCATGCAAGCGGGCGAATTCAGCATCGTCAGCAAAGGGCATATTGAAGTGCATGCTCTGCAGGTTGGCCCAGCCATGGCGTTTGCAATCAAAAATATCATCATAAGCACGATAGATTTCTGCATGATCATGCGGCCATAATCGTGTCTCGTTTCGAGGATTCATCCAGGGATGCATGGCAGAAGGCATCAATCTAGCGCCCATTAATTCAAGCTCACTATTGATGTGCTGAATTTCTTTCTGAAACAATACGGCAAGAGATTCAATATTCGGCTCAGGCTCAGCATTCTTTAGTTCAAGCAGATGCAGAACAAGTTCATTGGACCAGGCCAGCCGGCCGCACTCGACTTCAGAAACATATCTGCCCGAAAGTTTATGCAGCACTTCATCTGCAATCGGCAGAACGGACAGGCTTTCGCGATCGACAATCATGTATTCCAACTCAATGCCGTAACCTGAGAAAGCGGGCAGCATAGCTTTCACCATCTCCCTGCCTGCTTACGCCGATCCAACCGATGCAAGAATACTGTCATAATCTGTTGATACAAGACGTCCTGGAGAATAGCATCCTCATTGCCAGCATCGACGTTAGGGTTATCATTGATTTCAATAACATAACAGCGCTTGCCGACCTCCTTGATATCTACTCCATACAGACCATCACCGACCAGATTGGCGGCCTTGAGTGCCATTTTCACTACCTTGGGCGGAGCTTCTTCCAATGAGACAGCTTGCGTGACTCCTTCGACGTAATCCCGTTTGTGTTCGCCATGTTTGACAATCTGCCAGTGCCCCGGCGCCATGTAATATTTGCAGACGAATAAGGGACGGCGATCCAGTATCGCAACCCGCCAGTCGAATTCGGTTGGCAGGTATTGCTGGGCAACGATCAGCTCCGATTTGTCCAGCAATTCATCTACTTTATGACGCAACTCTTCTTCTGTCGTGACTTTAGCTACGCCCAGCGAAAATGAGCTATCCGGCTGCTTGAGCACACACGGCAAGGTGAGCGCAGGAATGACCTGTTCGACATTGTCCCGATGTACCAGTAAAGTTTTAGGTACGGGAATGCGGTGCCGCTCCATTAATTCGGCTAGATATACTTTGTTGTTGCACTTGAGAATAGAATTGGGGTCATCAATTACCACTAAACCTTCGGCAGCAGCCCGCCGCGAGAAGCGATAAGTGTAATGATTGACATAGGTAGTATCACGAATAAACAGCGCATCAAATTCAGGTAATCGGCCAAAATCAGTACGCGTAATAAATTCGACATGCATGCCAAGATTTTCTGCTGCCTTCTCGAACTGTTTCATTGCTTTGGCATTGGAGGGCGGTTCGGGATCATTTGGGTCACGCAGAATCGCTAAGTCATAACGAGGCACAGTTTGCTTCTGTATCCATGGTTTGCGCCCCGAAAAATAATCTGTAGCAGCCTGTATGACAAAGCCCTGGTGTTGCAACGGAATATCGCTCGTAGCGATAGCCTTGATGTTGCGAATGCGCCACTGATCCCCCTGCCGATCGAAATAAGCACGCAGCAATGGCGCCGGCAATAAATTAAACAACTGGCGACTGAGCTGATCGTAATGTTTGGCCACATTACGGCCAAAATAAATACTAAGCTCGAATTGATCTGATTTGATCAAGGCGAGTGATTTTTGTATCTGTTCATCCAGATTCTCAGTAATCAATCGCACTAAACCTGGGGAGAGCAGATCCTCGATAACGTTCACCCGCGGAAAAGGCTTATGCCCGCGAGCTTCAGCCAGTAGTGAAACATAATAGCCTAGGCTTTGGTAGCGATAGGATTTACATAGATTGAAGACACGCACTCTGAGCTGGCTGCTATAGGCCGGGTCAGTCAAATACACTCTGGCAGGCACCACCGTTATATCAGGAATATTCAGTGGCCAATCATGAGGATTGCTGACAACAATGAGGTTGCTCATAATAGCTCAATCGCTTGTTGTTCGAGCGTTCGTGGGGGGTGGATGACTAACAAGTTGGAATCATACGTCACAATCCCTAACAAAATCGCACCGATCACCCGGTCAATACTACTCCAGTATTCCTGGGTCGGCCCATAAGGATCAGCTACTAACAGCATACGCCGGGTGCGATTATAACCTGCGATAACCACGAAATGGCCGGCAGGGAAACCACATATATCATCCGGTATATCATCCGGTCCATGCTCGCGCGCAGCACGATACAAAAACGTCGCACTCAATCCAGTCAGAATAGGAAGACCACGGCGCAAGAGGCCATGAATCAATGCATAAGAAAGATCGGCCAGGCGTAGTCGCCCACCCAGACTCAGGAATTCCAGATAGCCTTCAGTAACGTAACGTAGCCTGTGATCCATTTTGGCCTCGCGCTGCTGGCGCAGCCGCTCAGCAATATCCACTCCTGTCACAAACCAGGTTGGATCGAATACCTTCAGATTATAGGTATAGATAGTGGCCTGAAAACCGTTGCGTAAAGCATCGCAAGCCAGAAAAACATCAAATGTGCCCCTGCCGCTTTCCACTTTGCGGATGCGGGCAATGAGATCTTCCAGCGACTCGTCCCTGCCCCAGTAGTCATAAACAGCATGTAAGCAAGTCGGGCCACATGTCGTCTCATCCGGCTGGGGCAGTATCTTGACGGGTAAGTGATGTATCAGTCTCAACTTGGCAGTCATTCTCATCCGCCTCTTAAAGCATGGATAATATATTCATCATGTTAAGGAAAACCTGGTCAGAAGCTACAGTAGCATATTTATTCTTCCATTTCTAAATCAAAACTGATAATCCTCTAGCCAGCCTCCTCGCAGCCAGTTGTTAAACTAGCTGCTGCAAAAACGATGAGGAGACTGAGATGCAACATTACTGCGGAATTGATTTACATTCAAATAATCATGTAGTGGTAGTCATTGACGAAGAAGACAAGCGTGTGTTTGAGAAGCGATTAAGTAATGATTTATCGCTCACACTTCAAGCACTCTCGCTAGAGGATTATCAGTTTTGATTTTGAAATAGAATTAGAAACTTAACTGCGTGCGGAAAGAAAGCACTGATGGATTATCTTTGCGCGTTAGTGTTTCAGAACTTGTATGACCGATATTAGCTTCAGTCAGGTAATAATTCAGCATAAAACGGATATTTTGGTAAGGATACCAATTAATCCCCAGCGTGATGACTTGAACCTGGCATTTCGAAGTCCCTGTCTTGCAAGGATCCACCCCAAGGCTTTGAGTGGCGTTCTCGGCGAGATCATAGCGGGCGGCAAGCTCCAGTGCGCCCCATTTCCTGATCGGTTTCGGTTTGCCAAAAGTACCCCGGTCCTTCTTATAAACTGCATTCTCTCCCGTCACAAACCAGCTTGCCTGGATATAGAAGGCATGGATCGTGGCATCTTTTGTATTTCCATTTACTTGATGGGTATTATCAAGATGCGCTATCGCATATTCGCCTTGTAGCGTTAACGCCTTAAAAGCATACGCTGCTTCAGCAGAGAAAGTCGATTG
Proteins encoded in this region:
- a CDS encoding carboxylate-amine ligase, whose amino-acid sequence is MVKAMLPAFSGYGIELEYMIVDRESLSVLPIADEVLHKLSGRYVSEVECGRLAWSNELVLHLLELKNAEPEPNIESLAVLFQKEIQHINSELELMGARLMPSAMHPWMNPRNETRLWPHDHAEIYRAYDDIFDCKRHGWANLQSMHFNMPFADDAEFARLHAAIRLLLPILPALAASSPIVAGYQAGFLDCRLQNYLTHQIKIPSTMGKVIPDTITTRAAYEKQILAPMYQEITALDPEGILQYEWFNVRGAVARFVRNAIEIRLIDIQECPYADLAIAAVVRDIVHALYHQHTAPFANQQAISTDSLVKILNDCIRDAEQARITDQEYLRLMGCSAPHCKARELWQHLIASVLSEQSVQPWRQALTVILERGTLARRILRAVDQDFSQARLRTVYRELCDCLHEGRLFLGIN
- a CDS encoding RimK family protein; protein product: MSNLIVVSNPHDWPLNIPDITVVPARVYLTDPAYSSQLRVRVFNLCKSYRYQSLGYYVSLLAEARGHKPFPRVNVIEDLLSPGLVRLITENLDEQIQKSLALIKSDQFELSIYFGRNVAKHYDQLSRQLFNLLPAPLLRAYFDRQGDQWRIRNIKAIATSDIPLQHQGFVIQAATDYFSGRKPWIQKQTVPRYDLAILRDPNDPEPPSNAKAMKQFEKAAENLGMHVEFITRTDFGRLPEFDALFIRDTTYVNHYTYRFSRRAAAEGLVVIDDPNSILKCNNKVYLAELMERHRIPVPKTLLVHRDNVEQVIPALTLPCVLKQPDSSFSLGVAKVTTEEELRHKVDELLDKSELIVAQQYLPTEFDWRVAILDRRPLFVCKYYMAPGHWQIVKHGEHKRDYVEGVTQAVSLEEAPPKVVKMALKAANLVGDGLYGVDIKEVGKRCYVIEINDNPNVDAGNEDAILQDVLYQQIMTVFLHRLDRRKQAGRW
- a CDS encoding C39 family peptidase codes for the protein MTAKLRLIHHLPVKILPQPDETTCGPTCLHAVYDYWGRDESLEDLIARIRKVESGRGTFDVFLACDALRNGFQATIYTYNLKVFDPTWFVTGVDIAERLRQQREAKMDHRLRYVTEGYLEFLSLGGRLRLADLSYALIHGLLRRGLPILTGLSATFLYRAAREHGPDDIPDDICGFPAGHFVVIAGYNRTRRMLLVADPYGPTQEYWSSIDRVIGAILLGIVTYDSNLLVIHPPRTLEQQAIELL
- a CDS encoding IS110 family transposase; the encoded protein is MQHYCGIDLHSNNHVVVVIDEEDKRVFEKRLSNDLSLTLQALSLEDYQF